The following proteins are co-located in the Candidatus Babeliales bacterium genome:
- the gyrA gene encoding DNA gyrase subunit A — translation MASSDNQDKIKHEGIKPVLIEQELKESFLDYAMSVVVSRAIPDIRDGLKPVHRRILYTMHQLGFHYNKSYHKSARIVGDVMGKYHPHGGDAIYVAMVGLVQDFSKRYPLLDGQGNWGSVDGDNAAAMRYTEVRMEKITQELLADLDKETVEFVPNFDESLVEPTLLPSKLPHLLINGTTGIAVGMATSIPPHNIGEVVDGCLAILANEDIAEEELFDIIPAPDFPTGGIICGRSGIVRAYKTGHGKLILRAVVEIAETKKGTSLIVTELPYMVNKSDLTIKIANLVRDKIVEGIANIKDESDRRGMRLVIDLKRGEEPAVVLNQLYKHTNLQTSVSILMLGLLDNKPMVFTLKQMLHHFVCHRKEVVYKRSVFDVRKAREREHLLTGFVIALKNIDEIVALIKQSDSADDAIVELNKRFMLTPVQGKAILEMRLQRLTGLEQEKIHAEKEEIKADITRLQEIIDDELVLKKEVEKELVDIKEKYSDPRRTRIEGAVDILTEADLIPDEDVVVTLTTKGYIKRVPVEIYGVQHRGGKGKMGMASLEDDIVQNIFVAKNHDELLFFTNLGRVYSMTVFEVPEGSRIAKGRAVINLLPLQEFERVVLLICTRDMEGKFMVMVTKEGIIKRTDAMAFAKIRTTGIRAVTLHDGDELAFCAISNGNSSIVLATANGQGIRFKEDEVRSMGRQAAGVIGIRLKPKDHVVGMEVLSDGQDILFATDRGYGKRVSVDDFRVAHRGGFGVRTIPTTTRNGKVVGLALVSERSNILLIDQAGKIIRLSPSEVRTMGRQAKGVRLIRLDEGQLLSGITAFEEDETGETSAGDISAPVTGSGERVKMYAADGSQSVSFDGFAQADDFSYEESEELEEESDEDTVMFD, via the coding sequence ATGGCTTCATCAGATAATCAAGACAAAATTAAACATGAGGGTATAAAACCCGTTTTAATTGAACAAGAATTGAAAGAATCATTTCTTGATTACGCCATGTCTGTTGTTGTGAGCCGTGCAATCCCTGATATTAGAGATGGCTTAAAACCGGTTCACCGTCGTATATTGTATACGATGCATCAACTTGGGTTTCATTATAATAAATCGTATCATAAATCTGCCCGTATTGTAGGGGATGTGATGGGTAAGTACCATCCACATGGTGGCGACGCTATTTACGTTGCAATGGTTGGATTGGTACAAGATTTTTCTAAGCGTTATCCATTGCTTGATGGACAGGGAAACTGGGGATCGGTTGACGGCGATAATGCTGCGGCAATGCGATATACCGAAGTTCGAATGGAAAAAATTACGCAAGAACTGCTTGCCGATCTTGATAAAGAAACGGTAGAATTTGTTCCTAATTTTGATGAATCTTTGGTTGAGCCAACATTGTTGCCGAGTAAACTACCGCATTTGCTTATTAATGGTACAACCGGTATTGCGGTTGGTATGGCAACATCGATTCCACCACATAATATTGGCGAAGTAGTTGATGGCTGTTTGGCGATTTTAGCAAACGAAGATATTGCAGAAGAAGAGCTGTTTGATATTATTCCTGCTCCAGATTTTCCAACCGGCGGTATTATTTGTGGTCGTTCTGGTATTGTAAGAGCGTATAAAACAGGTCACGGAAAGTTGATTTTACGTGCAGTCGTTGAAATAGCAGAGACTAAAAAGGGAACCAGTCTGATTGTCACTGAGTTGCCCTATATGGTTAACAAATCAGATCTTACGATTAAAATTGCAAATTTAGTGCGCGATAAAATTGTTGAAGGTATTGCAAATATTAAAGATGAATCAGATAGACGTGGTATGCGTTTAGTGATTGATCTTAAGCGAGGCGAAGAGCCGGCAGTCGTTTTAAATCAACTGTATAAACATACGAATTTGCAAACATCAGTTTCAATTTTGATGTTGGGATTGCTTGATAATAAGCCAATGGTATTTACGCTTAAGCAGATGCTCCATCATTTTGTTTGTCACCGCAAAGAAGTTGTTTATAAACGAAGTGTTTTTGATGTGCGTAAGGCTCGCGAGCGTGAACATTTGCTTACCGGGTTTGTGATTGCACTTAAAAACATTGATGAAATTGTTGCGTTAATTAAGCAGTCAGATTCAGCAGATGATGCGATTGTAGAACTGAACAAACGATTTATGCTGACTCCGGTCCAAGGTAAAGCGATTTTAGAAATGCGTTTGCAGCGCCTTACTGGTCTTGAGCAAGAAAAAATTCATGCAGAGAAAGAAGAGATAAAAGCAGACATCACACGCCTTCAAGAGATTATTGATGACGAATTGGTGCTGAAAAAAGAAGTAGAAAAAGAGCTTGTTGATATCAAAGAAAAATATTCTGATCCTCGCCGTACCCGTATTGAAGGTGCAGTAGATATTTTAACGGAAGCAGATTTGATCCCTGACGAAGACGTGGTAGTGACATTAACTACTAAGGGATATATCAAACGAGTGCCGGTAGAAATATATGGTGTGCAGCATCGTGGCGGTAAAGGTAAGATGGGTATGGCATCATTGGAAGATGATATAGTACAAAATATATTTGTTGCTAAAAATCATGATGAGTTGCTGTTCTTTACCAACCTTGGTCGTGTCTATTCGATGACGGTGTTTGAAGTGCCAGAAGGTTCTCGTATCGCAAAAGGACGTGCAGTTATTAACTTATTACCGCTGCAAGAATTTGAGCGTGTTGTTCTTTTAATTTGTACGCGTGACATGGAAGGTAAATTCATGGTCATGGTAACAAAAGAAGGAATCATTAAACGAACTGATGCGATGGCATTTGCAAAAATTCGTACTACGGGTATTCGCGCAGTGACATTGCATGATGGTGATGAATTAGCGTTCTGTGCAATTAGCAATGGTAACAGTTCTATTGTTTTAGCAACGGCGAATGGTCAAGGTATTCGATTCAAGGAAGATGAAGTTCGTTCAATGGGACGTCAAGCTGCCGGTGTGATTGGTATTCGTTTAAAACCAAAAGATCACGTTGTTGGTATGGAAGTGCTTTCTGATGGACAGGATATTTTATTTGCTACCGATCGTGGATATGGTAAGCGAGTAAGCGTAGATGATTTCCGTGTTGCGCATCGTGGTGGTTTTGGTGTACGTACTATTCCAACAACTACTCGTAATGGAAAAGTGGTTGGCTTAGCATTGGTTAGCGAACGTTCTAATATTTTGTTAATTGATCAAGCGGGTAAAATTATTCGTCTGTCTCCTTCAGAAGTACGTACTATGGGACGCCAAGCAAAAGGTGTTCGTTTAATTCGTCTTGATGAAGGGCAGTTGTTATCTGGTATCACAGCATTTGAAGAAGATGAGACTGGAGAAACATCTGCAGGTGATATTTCTGCTCCGGTTACTGGTTCTGGTGAACGGGTGAAGATGTATGCTGCTGATGGATCGCAGTCGGTGTCTTTTGACGGCTTTGCTCAAGCAGATGATTTTTCATATGAAGAGTCAGAGGAGCTTGAAGAAGAATCAGATGAAGATACAGTGATGTTTGATTAA